One window of Quercus robur chromosome 5, dhQueRobu3.1, whole genome shotgun sequence genomic DNA carries:
- the LOC126728174 gene encoding uncharacterized protein LOC126728174: MKDDFLIASGEWSDGFHCPTRAGIPNRALVALRLSHVNVPALNYLLRSEIYVAKDGQLRVCHLVLGYRPLTRAFQAIGDTIRAGSPRLARIDVSKPKFLAREDLKPVVLPGVRDPPPAVQLPPDDLEAAAPAEGEAESSRISLEEEIDEFYFEEEVDKAPVVELSDPEGEQDRNSVAGAPIIIACSDDSSDEEVGNMAGKGKSLRELMSSRGKGQSSKVPAKSQAQDPPPTAPQVPSDLGLKVNSDLKKKRPVDVPEEGEVAPRPTKQQKATRGQRNKRANSVESRDEENRAEVRVNPRVWSPKMELDGVAIPYTTSVREYNRGRAGYIVEALEQPVLLPQDMKAYRRFSQPELFLSLKRDLAMITQQVFVAEEFCRSNRSLAEAEVQSRTEVEKAVGSLKQENFELMKKFKESEKQRKSAEAGLKSAETQAKDQRQKLFVIETSLATEKRNVLELKAALQKAEDEIQRVKEEAQLIQEAAEAEKKASHQLGIQETEEIRENLDGAQAASEQGLAVPDAIPLLDKAKDPAMDSISEAPPPQSEQKKDPPAKA, translated from the exons atgaaggatgacttcctcattgcctcaGGAGAATGGAGCGATGgttttcattgtccaactcgggcaggaattcCAA ATAGAGCTTTGGTTGCTCTCAGGTTGAGCCACGTGAACGTTCCGGCCCTAAATTATCTTCTAAGGTCAGAAATCTACGTCGCCAAGGACGGGCAGCTACGCGTgtgtcatttggttttgggctatcGACCACTAACCCGTGCTTTCCAAGCCATTGGCGACACCATTAGAGCTGGTAGTCCccggttggctaggattgacgtgtccaagcCTAAGTTTCTGGCCCGAGAAGATCTTAAGCCAGTCGTGCTACCTGGTGTTCGGGATCCTCCACCGGCCGTGCAACTGCCTCCAGACGACCTTGAAGCTGCCGCGCCAGCTGAAGGAGAGGCCGAATCATCTCGTATTTCCCTTGAGGAggaaatagacgagttttattttgaagaggaGGTTGACAAAGCCCCCGTAGTTGAGCTCTCGGACCCTGAAGGAGAGCAGGATCGAAACTCCGTGGCTGGCGCTCCAATCATTATAGCCTGCTCGGACGACTCTTCAGACGAGGAAGTAGGCAACATGGCTGGCAAGGGAAAATCTTTACGAGAACTGATGTCCAGCCGAGGAAAGGGTCAGTCTTCGAAGGTGCCCGCTAAGTCACAAGCTCAGGACCCTCCCCCAACTGCCCCTCAGGTTCCTTCCGACCTTGGCCTCAAGGTTAACTCggacctaaaaaagaaaaggccggTTGACGTTCCTGAGGAAGGTGAAGTGGCCCCCCGCCCGACCAAGCAGCAGAAAGCCACTCGAGGACAGAGGAATAAAAGGGCTAACTCCGTggagagccgggatgaggagaatCGGGCTGAGGTGCGCGTTAATCCACGCGTATGGAGTCCGAAGATGGAGCTAGACGGGGTCGCTATCCCTTACACTACCTCGGTTCGAGAGTACAACAGGGGCAGAGCGGGTTACATAGTTGAGGCCCTGGAGCAGCCAGTGCTCCTTCCTCAGGATATGAAGGCCTACAGGCGATTCTCCCAGCCCGAGCTTTTTCTGTCCCTTAAGAGGGACCTTGCGATG ATCACCCAGCAGGtgtttgtggctgaggagttcTGCCGCAGCAATCGCAGCTTGGCTGAAGCTGAGGTCCAGTCTCGGACTGAGGTGGAGAAGGCCGTAGGGTCCCTCAAGCAAGAGAACTTTGAACTTATGAAGAAGTTCAAAGAGTCGGAGAAACAGCGCAAGAGCGCGGAGGCTGGCCTGAAGAGTGCTGAAACCCAAGCGAAGGATCAGCGCCAGAAATTATTCGTAATCGAAACCAGTCTTGCTACTGAGAAGCGGAATGTACTGGAACTTAAGGCCGCTCTGCAGAAAGCTGAGGACGAGATACAGCGGGTTAAAGAAGAGGCTCAGTTGATCCAGGAGGCTGCAGAGGCTGAAAAGAAAGCTTCTCATCAGCTCGGGATtcaagaaacggag gagatccgagagaatctTGATGGTGCCCAAGCAGCTTCTGAGCAGGGCTTGGCTGTGCCTGATGCCATCCCTCTGCTTGATAAAGCCAAGGATCCTGCCATGGACTCTATCTCCgaggctcctcctcctcagTCAGAGCAGAAAAAGGATCCTCCTGCTAAGGCTTAG